A genomic segment from Pseudomonas sessilinigenes encodes:
- a CDS encoding glycosyltransferase, with translation MHIAVLAPMPPEQNGIADYAAHLRAALQDQGLQVSTPLQGVGNDPQRAIERVDQVDWQGIDLVHAELGGGRLAEFHALQALRQRFPSLPLSATVHDPERLVWRRAKLPWPLSLASNLPSPLPQIATVLADPICLYEERKLARSLNRLITLTHAGGECLRQRMGLRAEQMVVIPHGNLAIAPQPLPPASPLKLLYFGFIYRGKGIEDLLDALAMAFAQQPDIRQRMRLTLAGGSEPEMAFGNAGSYLEQLREHIRRLNLQDSIDWQLDLPATDIPKVIQAHHVMVLPYRESSKLKLLGTLRGTSGALSWAVACGRGAITSDARSFAEEVAQNNGVIFPQGNVAALAAELSHLCASPELVERWAEHATIIGQRRIWSHTAERFARVFADACGGNAHAYVT, from the coding sequence ATGCATATCGCCGTGCTGGCCCCCATGCCCCCCGAGCAGAACGGTATTGCCGACTATGCCGCACACCTGCGCGCGGCGTTGCAGGACCAGGGGTTGCAGGTCAGCACGCCACTGCAGGGAGTAGGCAACGATCCACAACGTGCCATCGAGCGCGTGGACCAGGTCGACTGGCAAGGCATCGACCTGGTCCATGCCGAACTCGGCGGAGGCCGGCTGGCGGAATTTCATGCCCTCCAGGCTTTGCGCCAGCGTTTTCCCAGCCTGCCCCTGAGCGCCACGGTGCACGATCCCGAGCGCCTGGTCTGGCGTCGGGCCAAGCTGCCCTGGCCGTTGTCGCTGGCGAGCAACCTGCCTTCGCCATTGCCCCAGATTGCCACGGTGCTGGCCGATCCGATCTGCCTGTACGAGGAAAGAAAGCTGGCCCGCAGCCTGAACCGGCTGATCACCCTGACCCACGCCGGTGGTGAATGCCTGCGCCAACGCATGGGCCTGCGCGCCGAGCAGATGGTGGTGATCCCCCACGGCAACCTGGCAATCGCCCCCCAGCCCCTACCGCCGGCATCCCCGCTGAAACTCCTGTATTTCGGCTTCATCTACCGTGGCAAGGGCATCGAGGACTTGCTGGATGCCCTGGCCATGGCCTTCGCCCAGCAACCCGACATACGCCAGCGCATGCGCCTGACCCTGGCCGGCGGCAGCGAGCCGGAAATGGCCTTCGGCAACGCCGGCAGCTACCTGGAGCAGTTGCGCGAACATATCCGCCGCCTGAACCTGCAGGACAGTATCGACTGGCAGCTCGACCTGCCGGCCACCGACATCCCCAAGGTCATCCAGGCCCATCACGTCATGGTCTTGCCGTACCGCGAGTCGAGCAAACTCAAGTTGCTGGGTACATTGCGCGGTACCAGCGGGGCCTTGTCCTGGGCGGTCGCTTGTGGACGCGGAGCCATCACTTCCGATGCGCGTTCATTCGCCGAGGAAGTGGCCCAGAACAACGGAGTGATCTTTCCCCAGGGCAACGTCGCGGCCCTGGCCGCCGAGCTCAGCCACCTGTGCGCCAGCCCGGAGCTGGTGGAACGCTGGGCCGAGCACGCCACGATCATCGGCCAGCGGCGGATCTGGAGCCACACCGCCGAGCGCTTTGCCCGCGTGTTCGCCGACGCCTGTGGAGGCAATGCCCATGCCTATGTCACGTAG
- a CDS encoding cellulase family glycosylhydrolase, which yields MSRRSGLPVLLATLAVLAWPALADNTLRGPRPVVWKDFLGVNAQFQYFAPSVYQEQMDRLDALGLNWVRLSIHWAMIEPVENSLQLDSLDAVMSAMQSRHYNILAYMVGSAPFAANVPAGAAPSDQYPPKDFNVFAQRMQMLAQRYPQVNTWQVWNEPNIVWLPKEDPSAYDQLLSTTSTAIRAAVPDKPVATAGMAYYSQMRSTPGLMLENLLQQGLAGDNLIAAYHPYSEYPEGDDPAAKDFLSRGNFLNSALHGKGVKQVWATEWGWSSYTTGVPEMQAMIGTSGQADYTLRRLALMATMDYQRIFLFNLSDLDARATNRDQSYGLVDLSGEPKPVYNALKYFLDTTGPSLAPDDPPTLSNAPDDLYSMAWTRPDGSHVWMFWSASGSSLQVPGLNAATLHDPLAGTRTDLSGQQGLNVPLKTSLQLLVW from the coding sequence ATGTCACGTAGATCGGGCCTACCGGTGCTGCTGGCCACCCTGGCCGTCCTCGCCTGGCCGGCTCTTGCGGACAACACCTTGCGTGGCCCGCGCCCGGTGGTGTGGAAGGACTTCCTCGGGGTCAATGCGCAGTTCCAGTACTTCGCCCCGAGCGTCTATCAGGAACAGATGGACCGGCTCGATGCCCTGGGCCTGAACTGGGTCCGCTTGTCCATTCACTGGGCAATGATCGAGCCGGTGGAAAACAGCCTGCAGCTCGATAGCCTGGATGCCGTGATGAGCGCCATGCAGAGCCGCCACTACAACATCCTGGCCTACATGGTCGGCTCGGCGCCCTTCGCTGCCAACGTACCGGCCGGAGCGGCACCGTCCGACCAATATCCGCCCAAGGACTTCAACGTCTTCGCCCAGCGCATGCAGATGCTCGCCCAGCGTTATCCCCAGGTGAACACCTGGCAGGTCTGGAACGAGCCGAACATCGTCTGGCTGCCCAAGGAAGATCCCAGCGCCTACGACCAGTTGCTCAGTACCACCAGCACCGCGATCCGCGCCGCAGTCCCCGACAAGCCCGTGGCCACCGCCGGCATGGCCTACTACAGCCAGATGCGCAGTACCCCGGGGCTGATGCTCGAGAACCTGCTGCAACAGGGCCTGGCCGGCGACAACCTGATCGCGGCCTATCACCCTTATTCCGAGTACCCCGAAGGGGACGATCCCGCCGCCAAGGACTTCCTGAGCCGCGGCAACTTCCTCAACAGTGCCCTGCACGGCAAGGGCGTGAAGCAGGTCTGGGCCACCGAATGGGGTTGGTCGAGCTATACCACCGGCGTCCCCGAGATGCAGGCGATGATCGGGACCAGCGGCCAGGCCGACTACACCCTGCGCCGGCTGGCGCTGATGGCGACCATGGACTATCAGCGCATCTTCCTGTTCAACCTGAGCGATCTCGATGCCAGGGCCACCAATCGTGACCAGTCCTACGGCCTGGTGGACCTGAGTGGCGAGCCCAAGCCTGTGTACAACGCCCTCAAGTATTTCCTCGATACCACCGGGCCGAGCCTGGCCCCGGACGACCCACCGACCCTGAGCAACGCCCCCGACGACCTGTACAGCATGGCCTGGACCCGCCCCGATGGCTCCCACGTCTGGATGTTCTGGAGCGCCAGTGGCAGCAGCCTGCAAGTGCCCGGCCTCAATGCCGCCACGCTGCACGATCCACTGGCCGGTACCCGGACCGACCTGAGTGGGCAACAGGGCCTCAACGTACCGCTGAAAACCAGCCTGCAACTTCTGGTGTGGTGA
- a CDS encoding glycosyltransferase family 4 protein gives MKILWTLPYLPWPATSGGKTRQYHLLRALAARGHRITLLVQSKTPLDEASRAALEPWLERLIVLPRRPLRSLKTLLAVLFAPYPMLATINGLAEPLQQRFDELLREHWDVIQIEHSYSFQPFEQPLRQHGQDFILTEHNVESALGAASYDRLPAWSKPFTLYDQWRYRRWEKRVFQQAARVVAVTEQDAVTLTHLSGKPSAVVVNGVDCGHYASVQPDLASQRLLFIGNYEYSPNLDAVEWALDEIMPRLWAINPQVRFAICGYALPDSFRQRWSDARIEWQGFVPDLRELQRRSTLFFAPLRQGGGSKLKVLEAMAAGLPVVTTAQGVSGLQVENGQHYLGGEDPGALAQLLVQALAEPQRLQRIGAAGRDYVVAKHDWSAAAAQLEAVYDQLPSVKKEEVSVCA, from the coding sequence ATGAAGATCCTCTGGACCCTACCCTACTTGCCCTGGCCAGCCACCAGCGGTGGCAAGACCCGGCAATATCACCTGCTGAGGGCCCTGGCTGCCCGCGGGCATCGCATCACCTTGCTGGTGCAATCCAAGACTCCCTTGGACGAAGCCTCGCGCGCCGCCCTGGAACCCTGGCTGGAACGCTTGATCGTGCTGCCGCGTCGCCCCCTGCGCAGCCTCAAGACCCTGCTGGCGGTGCTGTTCGCTCCTTATCCGATGCTCGCCACGATCAATGGCCTGGCCGAGCCGCTGCAACAGCGCTTTGATGAACTGCTGCGCGAGCACTGGGATGTGATCCAGATCGAACACAGCTACAGCTTCCAACCTTTTGAACAACCGCTGCGCCAGCATGGGCAAGACTTCATTCTCACCGAGCACAATGTCGAGTCGGCCCTGGGCGCCGCCAGCTACGACCGCCTTCCCGCGTGGTCCAAGCCCTTCACTCTCTATGATCAGTGGCGCTATCGGCGCTGGGAAAAACGCGTATTCCAGCAAGCGGCCAGGGTCGTCGCCGTGACCGAGCAGGATGCCGTAACCCTGACCCACTTGAGTGGCAAGCCGTCTGCGGTAGTGGTCAATGGCGTGGATTGCGGGCACTACGCCTCGGTCCAGCCGGACCTGGCCAGCCAGCGCCTGTTGTTTATCGGCAACTATGAATACAGCCCCAACCTGGACGCGGTGGAGTGGGCCCTGGACGAGATCATGCCGCGCCTGTGGGCGATCAATCCGCAAGTGCGCTTTGCCATCTGCGGCTATGCCCTGCCGGACAGTTTCCGCCAACGCTGGAGCGACGCCCGTATCGAGTGGCAGGGCTTCGTCCCCGACCTGCGGGAGCTGCAACGGCGTTCAACGCTGTTCTTCGCGCCACTGCGCCAGGGTGGCGGGTCCAAGCTCAAGGTCCTGGAGGCCATGGCTGCCGGCCTGCCAGTGGTGACCACCGCCCAGGGTGTCTCGGGGCTGCAAGTCGAGAATGGCCAGCACTACCTGGGCGGCGAGGACCCCGGCGCCCTGGCCCAGCTCCTGGTCCAGGCCCTGGCCGAACCACAGCGCCTGCAACGCATTGGCGCCGCCGGGCGCGACTATGTGGTGGCCAAGCATGACTGGAGCGCCGCCGCTGCCCAGCTCGAAGCGGTCTATGACCAACTCCCCTCTGTCAAAAAAGAAGAAGTGTCCGTATGCGCATAG
- a CDS encoding glycosyltransferase family 4 protein, whose translation MRIGLDYRPAAGYSNTGIGRQNLALEDALRANPQVSLQLFGLAPEDHPLRRRVHCPRWGAPLQGVHRLPGRLRFEGGFLPGALREAGVEVYICNFNMGLPLGKKPQGLRYVLQLHDLFQLTLSNSHGSKLKERLYRLSDQLSIGYSVKQADRVWTPSQYTADELVKLFPSARDKVRVLPNLVPGFTGEPVDIKDLQLPERYWLAVGTREPRKNIPWFVAAWQAARQQSADVPELVLIGAAQHLPSELQSVPGLHFLSDISDDQLHAVYRQAQRLWQPSYAEGFGLPVIEALSVGTPVAVATGSALDEITPADSPRFSPTDSDALSQLMVQLANSAKGDPQALESWAAGYAQGAYRQRLDELLEELK comes from the coding sequence ATGCGCATAGGTCTGGATTACCGCCCCGCCGCGGGCTACAGCAACACCGGTATCGGCCGGCAGAACCTGGCGCTGGAAGACGCCTTGCGAGCCAACCCGCAGGTCAGCCTGCAACTGTTCGGCCTGGCCCCGGAAGACCATCCCCTGCGCCGCCGGGTGCATTGCCCGCGCTGGGGGGCGCCACTGCAAGGAGTCCACCGCCTGCCCGGGCGCTTGCGCTTCGAGGGTGGATTCCTGCCCGGTGCCCTGCGCGAAGCGGGTGTCGAGGTCTATATCTGCAATTTCAACATGGGCCTGCCATTGGGCAAGAAACCCCAGGGCCTGCGTTATGTGTTGCAACTGCATGACCTGTTCCAACTGACCCTGAGCAACAGCCATGGCTCCAAGCTCAAGGAGCGCCTCTATCGCCTGAGCGACCAGCTTTCCATCGGCTACTCGGTGAAACAGGCGGACCGTGTCTGGACACCTTCGCAATACACCGCCGACGAGCTGGTGAAACTGTTCCCCAGCGCCCGGGACAAGGTGCGGGTGCTACCGAACCTGGTACCCGGCTTCACCGGTGAGCCGGTCGACATCAAGGACCTGCAACTGCCCGAACGCTACTGGCTGGCCGTGGGTACCCGGGAGCCACGCAAGAACATACCCTGGTTCGTCGCCGCCTGGCAGGCCGCGCGCCAGCAATCGGCCGACGTTCCTGAGCTGGTGCTGATCGGTGCGGCGCAGCATTTGCCCAGCGAACTGCAGAGCGTGCCCGGCCTGCATTTTCTCAGTGACATCAGCGACGACCAGTTGCATGCCGTCTACCGCCAGGCCCAACGCCTATGGCAACCCTCCTATGCCGAGGGCTTCGGCCTGCCGGTGATCGAGGCCCTGAGTGTCGGTACCCCGGTGGCAGTGGCCACAGGCTCGGCACTGGATGAGATCACCCCGGCGGACAGCCCGCGCTTCTCGCCAACCGACAGTGATGCCCTGAGCCAACTGATGGTGCAGTTGGCCAACAGCGCCAAGGGCGATCCCCAGGCGCTGGAGTCCTGGGCCGCAGGCTATGCCCAAGGCGCTTATCGCCAACGCCTGGACGAACTGCTCGAGGAGCTCAAGTAA
- a CDS encoding O-antigen ligase family protein, translating into MPIALPLALVFSLVFGVLAWLLPALKVLVLMVGIAAVVTVIRNPLRGLLLFAALATFLPYSTVQIGLRTTISEALLLLVWASVLAQNLFSNLPRPPRLLRTEKLLLALMAFSALPFIIGQLTVNAEGNGPVNWVRWLLNLSALFLVPRLLQDNKAREQLVCGLLLGTLLLLLLSIPVFLKNGTATAMTPILEKLGYGGIAVLGDSLSALSNRMGSPWMHPNVTGGAMALTLPLAFCFGLTRTGWERRLGLGVALLGAAGLLLSGSRGALLSLLVVLIWMARQRVPYTGRMLMGGFVLGALLLMSYPPLQDRLLTLFTSNDASTSVRVDEYSHFPAAMAMFPFGIGFKVDPPVPGTGLWGISNLWLNYIYKIGVPGMLLFVAVIWSWWRETRAPGRQVRLTRDNALWLGSGAGLSAALISGLFDHYFSFTQVLVALFWLLLGLNLHEARRLRLKANAAAAGTTPESPSSGIHS; encoded by the coding sequence ATGCCCATTGCCTTGCCGCTGGCGCTGGTCTTCAGCCTGGTATTCGGCGTGCTGGCCTGGCTGCTGCCTGCCCTCAAGGTGCTGGTACTGATGGTCGGCATCGCTGCCGTGGTGACCGTGATCCGCAACCCCTTGCGCGGCCTGCTGTTGTTCGCCGCACTGGCGACCTTCCTGCCCTACTCCACGGTGCAGATCGGCCTGCGCACCACGATTTCCGAGGCCCTGCTGTTGTTGGTCTGGGCCAGCGTCCTGGCCCAGAACCTGTTTTCCAACCTGCCGCGTCCGCCGCGGCTGTTGCGCACCGAGAAGCTGTTGCTGGCGCTGATGGCCTTCAGTGCCCTGCCCTTCATCATTGGCCAATTGACGGTGAACGCCGAAGGCAACGGGCCGGTGAACTGGGTGCGCTGGCTGCTCAACCTGTCGGCGCTGTTCCTGGTGCCGCGGCTGTTGCAGGACAACAAGGCCCGGGAGCAATTGGTCTGCGGACTGTTGCTGGGCACCTTGCTGCTCCTGTTGCTGTCGATTCCGGTATTCCTGAAAAACGGCACCGCGACCGCCATGACGCCGATCCTGGAAAAACTCGGCTACGGGGGTATCGCCGTGCTTGGCGACAGCCTCAGCGCCCTGTCCAATCGCATGGGATCGCCGTGGATGCACCCCAACGTGACTGGCGGCGCCATGGCGCTGACCCTGCCCCTGGCCTTCTGCTTCGGCCTGACCCGTACCGGCTGGGAGCGTCGTCTGGGCCTGGGCGTAGCGCTGCTGGGGGCCGCCGGATTGCTGCTGTCGGGTTCACGCGGGGCCCTGCTGAGCTTGCTGGTGGTCCTGATCTGGATGGCTCGCCAGCGGGTGCCCTATACCGGGCGCATGCTCATGGGCGGCTTCGTGCTGGGCGCCTTGCTGTTGATGTCCTATCCGCCGCTGCAGGATCGCCTGCTGACCCTGTTCACCTCCAACGACGCCAGTACCAGCGTCCGGGTCGACGAGTACTCGCACTTCCCGGCAGCCATGGCGATGTTCCCCTTCGGTATCGGGTTCAAGGTCGACCCACCCGTTCCCGGTACCGGCCTGTGGGGGATTTCCAACCTGTGGTTGAACTACATCTACAAGATCGGCGTGCCCGGCATGCTGCTGTTCGTCGCGGTGATCTGGAGCTGGTGGCGGGAAACCCGCGCCCCCGGGCGGCAGGTACGCCTGACCCGCGACAACGCCCTCTGGCTCGGCAGTGGCGCAGGCCTGAGTGCCGCCTTGATCAGCGGCCTGTTCGACCACTATTTCAGCTTCACCCAGGTACTGGTGGCCCTGTTCTGGTTGTTGCTGGGCCTCAACCTGCATGAGGCCAGGCGCTTGCGACTCAAGGCCAATGCCGCGGCAGCCGGCACCACTCCAGAATCCCCCAGCTCAGGAATCCATTCATGA
- a CDS encoding acyltransferase → MKHRLFHSQNLKQALPEYAQKMGVSLEDLEAAYQWMLENDVIFEQPLKGNILTYVSYLNIESKIEPPLPRRFYALLGREVKGALIPMYGINWPTLRDRMLRTWEQMYNILICKIPSHTLRLLWLRMGGAKIGKGSTVWRNTEVLGIDSLRIGQDSTVAWHCQLDARGGLIIGNHVTIASHVLIIAGGHDLKEPEFWAVGGPIYIHDYAWIASRALLSYGAEIGEGAVVGGQSVVSKPIPPYAIVSGPDAAIKGERCRDLNYKVGGKGLFTLFH, encoded by the coding sequence ATGAAACATCGCCTCTTTCACTCGCAGAACCTGAAACAGGCGCTGCCCGAATATGCGCAGAAAATGGGCGTAAGCCTCGAGGACCTGGAAGCGGCCTATCAGTGGATGCTGGAAAACGACGTGATCTTCGAGCAACCCCTCAAGGGCAACATCCTCACGTATGTCAGCTACCTGAACATCGAGTCGAAGATCGAACCACCCCTGCCCCGGCGCTTCTATGCCCTGCTGGGCCGCGAAGTCAAAGGGGCGCTGATTCCCATGTACGGGATCAATTGGCCGACCCTGCGCGACCGCATGCTGCGCACCTGGGAGCAGATGTACAACATCCTCATCTGCAAGATCCCCAGCCACACCCTGCGCCTGCTCTGGCTGCGCATGGGCGGGGCGAAGATCGGCAAGGGCTCCACGGTATGGCGCAACACCGAAGTGCTGGGTATCGACAGCCTGCGCATCGGCCAGGACAGTACCGTGGCCTGGCATTGCCAGTTGGATGCCCGCGGCGGGTTGATCATCGGCAATCACGTGACCATTGCGTCCCACGTGCTGATCATCGCCGGTGGCCATGACCTCAAGGAGCCGGAGTTCTGGGCGGTGGGCGGGCCGATCTATATCCATGACTACGCCTGGATCGCCAGTCGCGCCCTGCTGTCCTACGGCGCCGAGATCGGCGAGGGCGCAGTGGTCGGTGGCCAGTCGGTGGTGTCCAAGCCAATCCCGCCCTATGCCATCGTCAGCGGCCCGGATGCCGCGATCAAGGGCGAACGTTGCCGCGACCTCAACTACAAAGTGGGCGGCAAAGGCCTGTTCACTTTGTTCCACTGA
- a CDS encoding lipid II flippase MurJ translates to MFGATLWLTLATLTGLAAGFAREWLLVAAWGAGGQSDGFLVAMFLPEALRMALAAGLLSAAALPLYQQRSPSEQQAWLSALAPRLLLCGLLLAGLLSLGAPLWVRLIGPGLGSDGYALASGGLHWLAWCAPGFILHSLFCVPLQARSRFVLAGLGSLLFNLPPVLYLASMQHAASPSGLAAACVLGSLLMPSVLLPSVLRDGWRPWRLQGAPGAGRELLQRIGPLLSSNLASQGLALLERMAASLLGEGAVTWINLARKLINLPLIALMSLNQVLLGLMSGSSGEQRLDLLRKGLSSATLLTIPAVVGLIGAAASLVHLLLPSQAADSPLPHLLAWFSVPLMFGAWNALLARYAYAAGDTRMPLNCELAGSLLNALLLAALPYFLGLIGIALAAICGVLLTGLLLMRRQQLLGLLPWRSHWLIGLCGMLLAALLLHPLTSIAWQLGLSSACGLLLLLGLAAWLRPWRQNPT, encoded by the coding sequence ATGTTCGGCGCAACCTTGTGGCTGACCCTGGCCACCCTGACCGGACTTGCCGCGGGATTTGCCCGGGAATGGCTGTTGGTGGCCGCTTGGGGCGCCGGTGGCCAGAGCGACGGCTTCCTGGTGGCGATGTTCCTGCCCGAGGCCCTGCGCATGGCCCTGGCTGCCGGCCTGCTCAGCGCTGCCGCCTTGCCGCTGTATCAACAGCGCTCGCCCTCGGAACAACAGGCCTGGCTCAGCGCCCTGGCACCGCGCCTGCTGCTCTGCGGCCTGCTGCTGGCTGGCCTGCTCAGCCTTGGCGCCCCCCTCTGGGTACGCCTGATCGGCCCGGGCCTTGGCAGCGACGGTTATGCCCTGGCCAGCGGTGGCCTGCACTGGCTGGCCTGGTGCGCCCCGGGGTTCATCCTGCACAGCCTGTTCTGCGTCCCGTTGCAGGCGCGCTCGCGCTTTGTCCTGGCAGGGCTGGGCTCGTTGCTGTTCAACCTGCCACCCGTGCTCTACCTGGCCAGCATGCAGCATGCCGCCAGCCCCAGCGGGCTGGCGGCCGCCTGTGTGCTGGGCAGCCTGCTGATGCCCAGCGTGCTGCTGCCCTCCGTGCTGCGCGATGGTTGGCGTCCCTGGCGTCTTCAGGGAGCGCCAGGGGCCGGTCGCGAGCTGCTGCAACGCATAGGTCCGTTGCTAAGCAGCAACCTCGCCAGCCAGGGCCTGGCCTTGCTGGAACGCATGGCGGCCTCGCTGCTGGGTGAAGGGGCTGTCACCTGGATCAACCTTGCACGCAAGCTGATCAACCTGCCTCTGATCGCCCTGATGAGCCTCAACCAGGTACTGCTGGGCCTCATGAGCGGCAGTTCCGGGGAGCAGCGCCTGGATCTGTTGCGCAAAGGCCTGAGCAGTGCCACCTTGCTGACCATTCCAGCAGTGGTGGGCTTGATCGGTGCGGCGGCATCGCTGGTGCACCTGTTGCTGCCATCCCAGGCCGCCGACAGCCCCCTGCCGCATCTACTGGCGTGGTTCTCGGTGCCCTTGATGTTCGGCGCCTGGAATGCGCTGCTGGCACGCTATGCCTATGCGGCGGGAGATACCCGCATGCCCCTCAACTGCGAGCTGGCCGGCAGCCTGCTCAACGCCCTGCTGCTGGCCGCACTACCGTATTTCCTGGGCTTGATCGGCATCGCCCTGGCGGCCATCTGTGGCGTGCTGCTCACCGGCTTGTTGCTGATGCGGCGCCAGCAACTGCTGGGCCTGCTGCCGTGGCGCAGCCATTGGCTGATTGGCCTGTGCGGCATGTTGCTGGCAGCGCTGCTCCTGCATCCATTGACCTCGATCGCCTGGCAATTGGGCTTGAGCAGCGCCTGCGGCCTGTTGCTATTGCTGGGCCTGGCCGCCTGGTTGCGCCCCTGGCGCCAGAACCCGACCTGA
- a CDS encoding glycosyltransferase family 2 protein: MSTLRVACVIPTYNGCRDLSRLLDSLAIQSAVFDTLIVDSSSSDGTYELAMSRCANVLRIDSRDFNHGGTRQLMVERNADYDVYVFMTQDAYLADAEGIANIVAPFADPQVGAVCGRQLPHLDASPLATHARLFNYPPTSQVKSLADVPTLGIKTAFMSNSFSAYRREALMQVGGFPNHVILSEDMYVGAKMLLAGWKVAYEGHACCRHSHNYSLKEEFRRYFDIGVFHAREPWIRQAFGGAGGEGLRYVRSELEFLGGDRLLQWPGSLLRNALKLFAYKLSQQERYLPLGLKKRLGMYKGYWNGPYASAQARTLP; encoded by the coding sequence ATGTCCACACTGCGCGTGGCCTGTGTGATCCCCACCTACAACGGTTGCCGGGACTTGTCCCGGCTCCTGGATTCCCTGGCCATCCAGAGTGCCGTCTTCGACACCCTGATCGTGGATTCCAGCTCCAGCGATGGCACCTACGAGCTGGCCATGTCCCGTTGTGCCAACGTACTGCGCATCGACAGTCGCGATTTCAATCACGGCGGCACCCGGCAATTGATGGTGGAGCGCAATGCCGACTACGACGTCTATGTCTTCATGACCCAGGATGCGTATCTGGCCGATGCCGAGGGCATCGCCAACATCGTCGCGCCCTTCGCCGACCCGCAAGTCGGTGCGGTATGCGGGCGCCAGTTGCCGCATCTGGATGCCAGCCCCCTGGCCACCCATGCGCGATTGTTCAACTACCCGCCGACCTCCCAGGTAAAGAGCCTGGCCGATGTACCGACGCTGGGTATCAAGACCGCCTTCATGTCCAACTCGTTCTCGGCCTATCGTCGCGAGGCACTGATGCAGGTGGGCGGTTTTCCCAACCATGTGATTCTTTCCGAGGACATGTACGTAGGCGCCAAGATGCTCCTGGCGGGTTGGAAGGTGGCCTATGAAGGCCATGCCTGCTGCCGCCATTCACACAACTACAGCCTCAAGGAAGAGTTCCGTCGCTACTTCGACATCGGCGTCTTCCACGCCCGCGAGCCATGGATCCGCCAGGCCTTCGGCGGCGCCGGCGGCGAAGGCTTGCGTTATGTCAGATCCGAGCTTGAGTTCCTTGGCGGCGATCGATTGCTGCAATGGCCAGGGTCGCTGCTACGCAATGCCTTGAAATTGTTCGCCTATAAACTCAGCCAGCAGGAACGCTATCTCCCCCTAGGCCTGAAGAAAAGACTGGGAATGTACAAGGGCTATTGGAACGGGCCCTATGCTTCTGCGCAGGCCAGGACGCTGCCGTAA